A stretch of the Lactuca sativa cultivar Salinas chromosome 9, Lsat_Salinas_v11, whole genome shotgun sequence genome encodes the following:
- the LOC111903932 gene encoding mediator of RNA polymerase II transcription subunit 19a, with the protein MDPESKRFGRGPKELTGGVDLINYYKLFPHYELFCKKSLPLSISDAHHLRNVVGDTVIRKGEGMELNQLIEKENTSFSKSRVTNTRIQPFDLNALRDAFYLRETFPIDLPPSEKGIPTQVGISKSESKDKEKKHKKHKDKNKEHKKHKHRSKHHDFGAENLKKPNDKKRKHDGDEDLNGIHRHKNSKHKMDRFGAIRIAA; encoded by the exons ATGGATCCTGAAAGCAAGAGGTTTGGAAGAG GTCCAAAGGAACTAACGGGTGGTGTGGATCTTATAAATTACTACAAATTATTCCCTCATTATGAGCTCTTCTGCAAGAAATCGCTTCCTTTATCCATTTCAGATGCACATCACCTTCGTAATGTTGTTGGAGATACAGTGATTCGGAAAGGTGAAGGAATGGAATTGAATCAGCTCATTGAAAAGGAAAATACATCCTTCTCAAAATCAAGAGTCACAAATACACGCATTCAACCATTTGACCTAAACGCCCTCAGGGACGCCTTTTACTTGAGGGAAACTTTTCCTATTGACTTGCCACCT TCGGAAAAGGGGATTCCTACCCAAGTTGGAATATCTAAAAGTGAATCTAAGGATAAAGAAAAGAAGCATAAAAAACACAAGGACAAGAATAAAGAGCATAAAAAACACAAACATCGAAGTAAACATCATGATTTTGGTGCTGAAAACTTGAAGAAACCCAATGACAAG AAAAGGAAGCATGATGGAGATGAGGACCTCAATGGCATTCACAGGCACAAGAACAGTAAG CATAAGATGGACAGATTTGGTGCAATAAGGATAGCAGCTTGA